The nucleotide sequence agacataattgagaatgaatacattcaagtgagaataattgaaaaatataatctgatttgttagtataattgatagtagaatAACactgaatcacttttataaacgttaaggatacaaataggatgatttaaacgttaAGAACACAAATATGACTTACCCAAATATTTGGGACAAAAACATACTTGTTTTTAACATTTATGGTAGAAActtcaaaatatataaataaaaaaattcttcaaTTACATGTTTATTGTTGTGATGTGTTCTCCGTTGCTCTCTTCGCTCTTTTCTCTTCAAGCTGCTTCAATCCTGAATTCCTCATCTACGTGAATCTCTGTGTGTTTCTCTCTTCATCAAGTTTCAATTTTGATCACAATACCCCCTTGACTCCCTCTCCAATCCCTTtattcaaaacagaaaagaattaaaaaaaaaaaaaaaagagaaacagaagaacaaaaagaaagaaatggGTTGCACTGTGAGGGAAAAGCACATCAGAGCGAATCGGAGGCCCCGATCATCATCGAAACCCGATTCTGATTCGTGCGACAGAGACCCGATTTCCAAATCTATAGCTGAGTCTGGCCTCAAGCCCTTCAGGTACCATCACCATGTGcctcccaacaacaacaacaacgaaCCTTCTTCTACCCAGAACACGAACCCTAACTCCGATGAAACGGGTTGGGGTTACTGCACGGAGGAACAGTTGGAGGAGATCCTCTTGAAGAACCTCGAATTCATTTACAACGAAGCGGTTTCCAAGCTCGTCGCTTTGGGTTACGATGAGGACGTTGCGGTCAAAGCTATTTTGAAAAACGGCCATTGCTACGGCGGAATGGATGTTCTCACCAACATACTACATAATTCGTTAGCCtacttgaataataataataacaataataataataatagtgctGGAAATGGTGGGAATTTGGACGAGAGTGAGGCTGCTTTCTCTGATTTGAGGCACTTGGAGGAGTATTCTCTTGCTGGTATGGTGTGTTTGTTGCAACAGGTGAGGCCTCATTTGAGCAAAGGTGATGCAATGTGGTGTTTGCTAATGAGTGATCTTCATGTTGGTAGGGCCAGCACTATGGAGATTCCGGTCCCGGGAAGTGGGTACCCGAGTACTGCCACTGTGGCTGCCACGGTTGAAGGTGGTGGTAATTCGGTGGTAGTTGGTGATGGTGGTGGCAATTCGgcggttggtggtggtggtgttatGGCTCCTGCATTGTGTAGGTTTCATGGTGGTTGGGGATTTGGGAATGGGGCAGGCTCAGGGTTTCAGGCGAATGGGTTGTTCTCTTATGGTGCTGCTGAGATGAATTTGCATCTGCAAAGGGATATTGAGTTCCCTAAGAGGTTTAATCTTTCGCCTTCCATGAAATCATTGTTGAAGAGGAATGTGGCTGCGTTTGCTGCTGGTTTTAGGGCGAATTCGAAGCAATTGCAGACTCAGGCTCAGGTGAAGGCCTTTTCTGGTAGTGCTTCTGTGTCGAAGTTGGATTCTCCGGCTGTGAATGGGGCTGAAGCACTGGTTGAGCAGCCTGGACAGGTGGGAGAATCTCAGAATGTTGATAGCCAAGATGCTGTGAATTCAGTGCTGAGTAAGTTTCGTGATCTTAATC is from Arachis ipaensis cultivar K30076 chromosome B01, Araip1.1, whole genome shotgun sequence and encodes:
- the LOC107628525 gene encoding MND1-interacting protein 1 isoform X1 produces the protein MGCTVREKHIRANRRPRSSSKPDSDSCDRDPISKSIAESGLKPFRYHHHVPPNNNNNEPSSTQNTNPNSDETGWGYCTEEQLEEILLKNLEFIYNEAVSKLVALGYDEDVAVKAILKNGHCYGGMDVLTNILHNSLAYLNNNNNNNNNNSAGNGGNLDESEAAFSDLRHLEEYSLAGMVCLLQQVRPHLSKGDAMWCLLMSDLHVGRASTMEIPVPGSGYPSTATVAATVEGGGNSVVVGDGGGNSAVGGGGVMAPALCRFHGGWGFGNGAGSGFQANGLFSYGAAEMNLHLQRDIEFPKRFNLSPSMKSLLKRNVAAFAAGFRANSKQLQTQAQVKAFSGSASVSKLDSPAVNGAEALVEQPGQVGESQNVDSQDAVNSVLSKFRDLNLDENLELVAEDQKDEVIVTLFHQIKDLEKQVKERKDWAHQKAMQAARKLSSDLTELKMLRMEREETQRLKKGKQALEDTTMKRLSEMENALRKASGQVDRANAAVRRLETENAEIKAEMEASKLSASESVTACLEVAKREKKCLKKLLAWEKQKAKLQQEIADEKAKISETQEVLAQIRQRQKDAEVKWKEEVKAKEEASALIEEERHSKEAAESNNKRKLEALRLKIEIDFQRHKDDLLRLEQELSRLKASAQSAELHHQSNAASPVGGNSEGAMPQRDTIAKLLQELNNLEDYSEKEVNGNRECIICMKDEVSIVFLPCAHQVMCAGCGDEYGRKGKAACPCCRVPIQQRIRVFGASS
- the LOC107628525 gene encoding MND1-interacting protein 1 isoform X2; translation: MGCTVREKHIRANRRPRSSSKPDSDSCDRDPISKSIAESGLKPFRYHHHVPPNNNNNEPSSTQNTNPNSDETGWGYCTEEQLEEILLKNLEFIYNEAVSKLVALGYDEDVAVKAILKNGHCYGGMDVLTNILHNSLAYLNNNNNNNNNNSAGNGGNLDESEAAFSDLRHLEEYSLAGMVCLLQQVRPHLSKGDAMWCLLMSDLHVGRASTMEIPVPGSGYPSTATVAATVEGGGNSVVVGDGGGNSAVGGGGVMAPALCRFHGGWGFGNGAGSGFQANGLFSYGAAEMNLHLQRDIEFPKRFNLSPSMKSLLKRNVAAFAAGFRANSKQLQTQAQVKAFSGSASVSKLDSPAVNGAEALVEQPGQVGESQNVDSQDAVNSVLSKFRDLNLDENLELVAEDQKDEVIVTLFHQIKDLEKQVKERKDWAHQKAMQAARKLSSDLTELKMLRMEREETQRLKKGKQALEDTTMKRLSEMENALRKASGQVDRANAAVRRLETENAEIKAEMEASKLSASESVTACLEVAKREKKCLKKLLAWEKQKAKLQQEIADEKAKISETQEVLAQIRQRQKDAEDVRRAAYNLRQRRMEEERFITLDQAGKKRNESERRQREQT